A portion of the Halodesulfovibrio aestuarii DSM 17919 = ATCC 29578 genome contains these proteins:
- a CDS encoding helix-turn-helix domain-containing protein — translation MLRQHNKNRVLPTTAAKHDPENAQAWAVIMTKILALRAQGKTMQQIGDMFGVGRDTVSRWISKEFGGEKTTFGDMLRYAKALNIPFEELVEKDHPAYISKYNRIVGEILQEFTQDSAMSITDIASASNLSKTEICAVFSGQAAATPEQLYKICSAIEVNASVVLKQAAKHIHTAI, via the coding sequence ATGCTCAGACAACACAACAAAAATCGCGTACTCCCTACCACCGCAGCCAAACATGACCCAGAAAATGCTCAGGCATGGGCGGTCATTATGACTAAAATTCTTGCCTTACGAGCACAAGGCAAAACTATGCAGCAAATCGGAGACATGTTCGGTGTCGGACGAGACACCGTCTCTCGCTGGATCAGTAAAGAATTTGGCGGAGAAAAAACAACTTTCGGAGATATGCTCCGGTATGCAAAAGCGTTGAATATTCCATTTGAAGAGCTTGTCGAAAAAGACCACCCCGCATACATTTCTAAATACAACCGGATCGTTGGTGAGATTTTACAGGAGTTTACACAAGACAGCGCAATGTCCATCACTGACATTGCGTCTGCATCCAACCTTTCGAAAACCGAAATCTGTGCTGTATTCTCAGGTCAAGCTGCCGCTACCCCTGAACAATTATATAAAATATGTTCCGCCATTGAGGTGAATGCCTCCGTCGTACTCAAACAGGCGGCGAAACATATACACACCGCAATCTAA
- a CDS encoding class I SAM-dependent methyltransferase, which translates to MQYYNNHAVEYVKKTLPISMTEQYEKFLRNIPNNGSILDAGCGSGRDALYFLKNGYKVDAFDASTELVKLAEELTGLNISCLRFQEFSPHTIYDGIWANASLLHVPQKQLHDVLKTFKASLKSGGILFCSFKYGKKDAIDELGRSFTNKTCEMLDKDLSNAGFTSRRSIALQQSTTPEGSPQAWVTGLAVAP; encoded by the coding sequence ATGCAGTACTATAACAACCATGCCGTTGAATATGTAAAAAAGACCTTACCCATCAGTATGACTGAGCAGTACGAAAAATTTTTACGCAATATACCGAACAACGGATCTATTCTGGATGCAGGCTGCGGCTCAGGCCGTGACGCCCTTTATTTCCTCAAAAACGGCTATAAAGTTGATGCCTTTGACGCATCAACAGAGCTAGTGAAACTAGCAGAAGAACTGACCGGCCTGAACATTAGCTGCCTACGGTTTCAGGAATTCTCCCCTCACACCATCTATGACGGAATATGGGCCAACGCTTCACTGCTCCATGTTCCACAAAAACAACTACACGACGTGCTCAAAACATTTAAGGCATCGCTTAAGTCAGGTGGAATCTTGTTCTGTTCCTTTAAATACGGAAAGAAAGACGCTATCGACGAACTTGGAAGAAGTTTTACCAATAAGACATGCGAAATGTTGGATAAAGATTTATCCAACGCAGGATTTACATCACGACGTTCCATAGCTCTGCAGCAAAGCACAACACCTGAAGGCTCTCCGCAAGCCTGGGTTACAGGGTTGGCCGTTGCACCATAA
- a CDS encoding outer membrane homotrimeric porin, with translation MKRFITLALALCMVFGAALNASAAEIKASGNMWVGYDYLNVDNEGKTTDFKQRFRTQIDIVASEALSGTVFFEINNTWGQTNATNTGNGSGGALGADGVNIQTRRAYLDFLIPSTPVKVRAGIQGVALPGAVSGNVVLNDDLGAIVASASYSNVDFTAFYGRPYDAKDNGYDDSESSVDVYGLIAALNFDTITVTPYFVAANVGEDVNLPATLVADKGLTGDTQWYGVALEATPIENLVLSFDGVFGKASDDDGGFLVAGKAAYTTQYCVPAFMAWYGSGNDDDNEGRMPILDNGGDFVATTLVGEGAVGPMSDSVLGDARGKWGVALEASEITFIDKVSHVARIAYVRGTNDDDAAGLDIENWSDDDSAVEIDFTTTYNMYDNLDLVADLAFAATDFDNDNANENVDHVFKAAILAVYSF, from the coding sequence ATGAAACGTTTTATTACTCTTGCACTTGCATTGTGCATGGTATTCGGCGCAGCGCTTAACGCTTCTGCAGCTGAAATCAAAGCTTCCGGTAACATGTGGGTTGGTTACGATTACCTCAACGTTGATAACGAAGGTAAAACAACTGACTTTAAACAGCGTTTCCGTACTCAGATCGACATCGTTGCTTCTGAAGCTCTCTCCGGTACTGTATTCTTCGAAATCAACAATACTTGGGGTCAGACTAACGCTACCAACACTGGTAACGGTTCCGGTGGCGCTCTCGGCGCTGATGGTGTAAACATTCAGACCCGTCGTGCTTACCTCGACTTCCTCATCCCAAGCACCCCTGTTAAAGTTCGCGCTGGTATCCAGGGCGTAGCTCTTCCAGGTGCTGTATCCGGTAACGTTGTTCTCAACGACGACCTCGGTGCAATCGTTGCTTCTGCAAGCTACTCTAACGTAGACTTCACCGCTTTCTACGGTCGCCCTTACGATGCAAAAGATAACGGCTACGATGATTCCGAATCTTCTGTTGACGTTTACGGTCTTATCGCTGCTCTCAACTTTGACACCATCACTGTTACTCCATACTTTGTAGCAGCAAACGTTGGTGAAGATGTTAACCTTCCTGCAACATTAGTTGCAGATAAAGGCCTCACCGGCGACACTCAGTGGTACGGTGTAGCTCTCGAAGCAACCCCTATCGAAAACCTCGTACTGTCCTTCGACGGCGTATTCGGTAAAGCATCTGATGATGATGGTGGCTTCCTCGTAGCTGGTAAAGCTGCTTACACTACTCAGTACTGCGTACCTGCATTCATGGCTTGGTACGGTTCTGGTAACGATGACGACAACGAAGGCCGTATGCCTATCCTCGACAACGGTGGCGACTTTGTAGCTACCACCCTCGTAGGTGAAGGCGCAGTTGGTCCTATGTCTGACAGCGTTCTCGGCGATGCTCGCGGTAAATGGGGTGTTGCACTCGAAGCTAGCGAAATCACCTTCATCGACAAAGTATCTCACGTTGCACGTATTGCTTACGTTCGTGGTACTAACGATGATGACGCCGCTGGCCTTGACATTGAAAACTGGAGCGACGACGACAGCGCTGTTGAAATCGACTTCACTACTACATACAACATGTACGACAACCTCGATCTCGTTGCTGACCTCGCTTTTGCAGCAACAGACTTCGACAATGACAACGCTAACGAAAACGTAGACCACGTATTCAAAGCTGCTATCCTCGCCGTATACAGCTTCTAG
- the msrB gene encoding peptide-methionine (R)-S-oxide reductase MsrB codes for MADSAPWDSYKKPDDVEVRKLLTPLQYKITQKDGTESPFDNPYFKFYTKQGIYVDLLSGAPLFSTTTQYDSGSGWPAFTEPIDMKYITLRKKFSFFGEVFEVRSKTSDSHLGDRFTDGPLPTRLRYCINSAALRFISKDDMEKEGYGAFLYLFK; via the coding sequence ATGGCTGATAGTGCACCTTGGGATTCATATAAAAAGCCGGATGACGTAGAGGTTCGAAAGCTTCTTACTCCGTTGCAGTATAAAATTACACAGAAAGACGGTACAGAAAGCCCGTTTGATAATCCGTATTTCAAGTTTTACACAAAACAGGGCATCTATGTTGATCTGCTGTCGGGAGCGCCGTTATTCAGTACCACAACTCAATATGACTCCGGTTCCGGCTGGCCAGCATTTACTGAGCCTATTGATATGAAATATATTACTCTGCGTAAGAAATTTTCTTTTTTTGGAGAAGTGTTCGAAGTGCGCAGCAAGACGTCCGATTCTCATTTGGGTGACAGGTTTACGGATGGTCCCCTGCCGACACGTCTCCGTTATTGTATAAACTCTGCAGCCCTGCGTTTTATCTCTAAAGACGATATGGAAAAAGAAGGGTATGGAGCTTTTTTGTATCTATTCAAATAG
- a CDS encoding COG3014 family protein, whose translation MKLRLCLLLATATLLCGCATMQQQDQKALLQPYYLGDTTATSTILDTDFDHALPFLLDAGMVRFNQGRFEDAYTLLNESEAEVKNDETENDAYAASKVVGEVLFNREFMNYEPRTSDTVLINMYKGMSLLALNKTSKARVEFNRTLERQRRAVEEYKEEIKDLQKEAKEQRSKQKKQAATQKKDNAPVLDLLRIQDVATKSVYESMPEINKWKSYGDFVNPYATYLSGLFFCVNGEMKSDYNKCNTMLKRVKGMVPNNSYVKQDANMSKDFARGRKTSKYRKPSVWVVFENGLAPEVDEFRLDIPLFIAGKRAGVSMVSFAMPKLKTRDAAMPFLQVTAGSKKYASKTLCNFDRVMQAEYKAHLTSTISKAVASTATKTFVQYLAQESGGQLVGLATGLFTSAMTRADTRSWLSLPKNVQLIRVPKPKDKKLCLQAPNGTTLATVTLPDSKYSIVHVRMPQANSVPYVQTIALGK comes from the coding sequence ATGAAGCTAAGGCTTTGCTTATTACTAGCAACAGCAACGCTGTTATGTGGTTGTGCAACAATGCAGCAGCAAGACCAAAAGGCACTACTGCAACCGTACTACCTGGGTGACACAACAGCTACATCAACCATTCTTGATACTGACTTTGACCACGCACTGCCTTTTCTGCTCGATGCAGGTATGGTTCGTTTTAATCAGGGAAGGTTTGAAGATGCATACACTCTGCTTAATGAATCTGAAGCAGAGGTAAAAAACGACGAAACGGAAAATGATGCCTACGCCGCATCAAAAGTCGTTGGCGAAGTTCTCTTTAACAGAGAATTCATGAACTACGAACCAAGAACAAGCGACACTGTCCTTATCAACATGTACAAAGGGATGTCCCTGCTTGCGCTCAATAAAACCAGCAAAGCACGTGTAGAATTCAACCGCACACTGGAACGCCAGCGTCGGGCGGTAGAAGAATATAAGGAAGAGATCAAAGACTTACAGAAAGAAGCAAAAGAGCAACGCTCAAAGCAAAAAAAACAAGCTGCGACGCAAAAAAAAGACAACGCGCCAGTACTCGACTTACTTCGTATACAGGATGTTGCAACAAAATCCGTATATGAATCTATGCCTGAAATTAATAAATGGAAAAGCTACGGTGATTTTGTCAACCCATATGCAACGTACCTTTCCGGCTTATTCTTTTGCGTAAACGGCGAGATGAAAAGCGACTACAACAAGTGTAATACTATGTTGAAGCGCGTTAAAGGCATGGTTCCGAACAACTCGTATGTTAAGCAAGACGCAAACATGTCCAAAGATTTTGCACGGGGAAGAAAGACCAGCAAATACCGTAAGCCTTCCGTGTGGGTTGTGTTCGAAAACGGCCTTGCGCCGGAAGTGGACGAATTCCGTCTCGACATCCCGCTCTTTATTGCTGGTAAACGAGCCGGTGTCTCTATGGTTTCCTTTGCTATGCCAAAACTGAAAACTCGCGATGCAGCGATGCCGTTTCTTCAGGTTACAGCAGGATCAAAAAAATACGCTTCCAAAACCCTTTGCAACTTTGACAGAGTTATGCAGGCCGAATACAAGGCGCACCTCACATCAACAATATCAAAGGCTGTTGCGTCCACTGCCACCAAGACTTTTGTACAGTATCTGGCACAGGAAAGCGGGGGGCAACTTGTAGGGCTTGCAACCGGTCTTTTCACTTCTGCAATGACACGGGCAGACACGCGTTCATGGCTTTCACTGCCTAAAAATGTCCAGCTTATACGTGTACCTAAACCTAAAGATAAAAAACTGTGTCTTCAGGCTCCAAATGGTACAACACTGGCAACCGTGACACTTCCAGACAGCAAATACTCCATTGTCCATGTACGTATGCCTCAGGCGAACAGTGTACCATATGTGCAGACTATTGCCCTTGGAAAGTAA
- the lpoB gene encoding penicillin-binding protein activator LpoB → MKKLLILTLLVLIALTTGCNKKNVATMIDPYNDTNARIMGLGYRDFEQAASTAVNEMLSSGAVSKPGGGRYVMVVSRVINDTMQNIDTDQLIKKIRIDLLRSGKVVTTTAIGINGAEDPMVAAARKLRKSKEVNQKNVARKGQIVAPDLSLSGKIIQRNHSIDSDTDQIEYFFMLTLTDINTGLAFWEGETPIIKRGDSGTVSW, encoded by the coding sequence ATGAAAAAACTGCTCATACTTACCTTACTCGTACTTATTGCCCTTACAACAGGTTGTAACAAAAAGAACGTGGCAACCATGATTGACCCATACAACGACACCAATGCGCGTATTATGGGCCTCGGTTACAGAGACTTTGAACAGGCAGCATCTACCGCTGTTAACGAAATGCTCTCCTCCGGCGCAGTATCCAAGCCGGGTGGCGGTCGTTACGTTATGGTTGTATCCCGTGTTATTAACGACACAATGCAGAACATCGATACTGACCAGCTCATCAAAAAAATTCGTATTGACCTGCTTCGCAGCGGCAAAGTTGTTACTACCACCGCCATCGGCATCAACGGCGCTGAAGACCCGATGGTTGCAGCAGCACGCAAGCTGAGAAAATCCAAAGAAGTTAACCAGAAAAACGTGGCACGAAAAGGCCAGATTGTCGCTCCGGACTTAAGCTTATCCGGCAAAATCATCCAGCGTAACCACAGTATTGATTCTGATACAGACCAGATTGAATACTTTTTCATGCTTACCCTTACCGATATCAATACCGGCCTTGCCTTCTGGGAAGGTGAAACTCCAATCATCAAACGCGGTGATTCCGGCACAGTTTCCTGGTAG
- a CDS encoding DUF6844 domain-containing protein: MQTQFSRSAKRYIAAFIAIFLLPSLSFAQGSTNLEAPAPATQEQAAVIEEAVAEAAVPQVLDPRAELDELISIYNGEGKGALFLEKQDQGQIFYTVSRARVKVSADHPDWANFRTMAFEEAYLKAQAEYMKFLGVSVRAAALQSIKEDPTMPEFTREELGSTNKFEEILEKAVAVVGSKLDNMLSENGIDPEKFKALPREKKKELLRNTIEKRTVTTASAELSGMIPVQTFEANNSEGRHEVAVAVVASPKFKSWISSIIANKGDLRPNPRKVGGPSVRSIVGNKPAALFQQFGIRRIYNQDGYPVLVSYGQAGNAYTGTDYDERAEGREMAMRHADAQAYANFAFLFKSHGMFSQDAGRKEVEKTVGTVEQQADGSIFSSKERSKEFISTLNQTINAKGCIKNLPGVRKLTSWTYKHPEYNQEIVGVIYTWSPQSSKLATDLKKTVTAKKTAAAPHAKKQVSPNAVMGQEMMDVDDF, encoded by the coding sequence ATGCAGACTCAGTTCTCACGCTCCGCAAAGCGTTATATTGCAGCATTCATAGCCATATTCCTTCTGCCGTCCCTATCTTTTGCACAAGGCTCAACCAATCTTGAAGCACCTGCTCCTGCCACACAGGAACAAGCGGCCGTCATTGAAGAGGCCGTGGCTGAGGCTGCTGTGCCTCAGGTTCTCGATCCAAGGGCAGAGCTTGATGAACTTATCTCTATCTACAACGGAGAAGGCAAGGGTGCCCTCTTCCTCGAGAAACAAGATCAAGGTCAGATTTTCTACACGGTAAGCAGAGCACGCGTAAAAGTTTCCGCAGACCATCCGGACTGGGCAAACTTCCGCACAATGGCATTTGAGGAAGCCTATTTAAAGGCGCAGGCTGAATACATGAAGTTTCTTGGTGTTTCCGTGCGTGCTGCAGCATTGCAGAGCATCAAAGAAGACCCGACAATGCCGGAATTCACCCGCGAAGAACTTGGCAGCACCAATAAATTTGAAGAAATTTTAGAGAAAGCTGTTGCCGTTGTCGGCAGCAAACTGGACAACATGCTGTCAGAAAACGGTATTGATCCTGAAAAATTCAAAGCACTCCCGCGTGAAAAGAAAAAAGAACTGCTCCGCAACACCATTGAAAAACGCACTGTTACTACTGCCAGCGCAGAACTTTCCGGCATGATTCCAGTGCAGACGTTTGAAGCCAACAACTCCGAAGGCAGACATGAAGTTGCTGTCGCTGTTGTGGCATCTCCAAAATTCAAAAGCTGGATTTCTTCCATCATCGCCAACAAAGGCGACCTGCGCCCAAATCCTCGTAAAGTAGGCGGACCGTCTGTTCGCAGCATCGTCGGCAACAAGCCTGCCGCACTTTTCCAACAGTTCGGCATACGCCGCATCTACAATCAGGACGGCTATCCTGTGCTTGTATCCTACGGTCAGGCTGGCAACGCGTATACTGGTACAGATTATGATGAACGCGCTGAAGGCCGCGAAATGGCTATGCGCCATGCAGATGCTCAGGCATACGCTAATTTTGCATTCCTGTTCAAATCCCACGGAATGTTCAGTCAGGATGCAGGCCGAAAAGAGGTTGAAAAAACCGTCGGGACAGTTGAGCAGCAGGCAGACGGCAGCATCTTCAGCAGCAAAGAGCGCTCCAAAGAATTCATCAGCACCCTGAACCAAACCATCAACGCAAAAGGTTGCATCAAAAACCTGCCAGGTGTGCGCAAGCTCACCTCATGGACATATAAACACCCTGAATACAATCAGGAGATTGTAGGCGTTATCTACACATGGTCACCACAGTCCAGCAAGCTTGCAACAGACTTGAAAAAGACTGTGACTGCAAAGAAGACAGCTGCTGCTCCACATGCTAAAAAGCAAGTTTCACCAAACGCAGTTATGGGTCAGGAGATGATGGATGTTGACGACTTCTAA
- a CDS encoding CsgG/HfaB family protein produces MLTTSKKTPFQLVLRMLIIICMLLLTFSVESHAKVVSATTTGMAASRDAAIEDALIQAVRQIKGVSLQSASVAVRAGATETTNGTRNTKFKAENASVTGMKTSGVIAGYDIIDETNDNGLWNVTLEAQINVYETPGLAPNNRRKLAIVGFKASTANRKRGVPQVFQQKLTDSLVQSRRFTVLDREEDALYQREKANWKSDDFAIAEQAKLGMRLGADYIVTGKILSYTTSCTKKTIDLTGESYFIERIAAQVSYKVIVPATMQVKWSSTVTVDKTYERDTARSSGALSAKLSSMVSQKISTELLQAIYPIKVIKVAGSSVYLNMGGVNVKAGQRYNVYHLGERLIDPYTKESLGRTETKIATVQVQDIKTKFTVAKVLSQSGNIATGDICRPASHSGKNKHRQPAPKKKASIKYTDDGGVKLPFD; encoded by the coding sequence ATGTTGACGACTTCTAAAAAAACACCGTTTCAGCTTGTCCTGCGCATGCTCATCATTATCTGCATGCTGCTCCTCACATTTTCTGTAGAAAGCCATGCTAAGGTTGTGTCCGCTACAACAACAGGCATGGCAGCATCTCGAGATGCTGCTATTGAAGATGCGCTTATTCAGGCAGTTCGTCAGATCAAAGGGGTAAGCCTGCAATCTGCCTCTGTTGCCGTGCGTGCCGGTGCAACTGAAACAACAAATGGTACGCGCAACACTAAGTTCAAAGCAGAAAACGCCTCTGTCACCGGAATGAAGACTTCCGGTGTCATAGCAGGTTATGACATTATAGACGAGACTAACGACAACGGATTGTGGAATGTAACCCTTGAAGCTCAGATCAACGTCTACGAGACTCCTGGTCTGGCACCGAATAACCGCCGCAAACTTGCCATTGTGGGCTTCAAAGCTTCCACTGCAAACCGCAAGCGCGGAGTTCCGCAGGTATTCCAACAAAAACTCACTGACAGCCTTGTACAAAGCAGACGCTTTACCGTGCTCGACCGCGAAGAGGATGCTCTTTACCAACGTGAAAAAGCGAACTGGAAGAGCGATGATTTTGCTATTGCTGAACAGGCAAAACTTGGGATGCGCCTTGGTGCAGACTACATTGTAACGGGGAAAATTCTTTCCTACACCACAAGCTGCACAAAAAAAACAATCGACCTTACTGGTGAAAGTTACTTTATAGAACGTATTGCCGCGCAGGTTTCCTACAAAGTAATCGTTCCGGCCACTATGCAAGTTAAGTGGTCATCCACCGTTACCGTAGACAAAACATACGAAAGGGATACTGCAAGATCCTCCGGCGCCCTCTCTGCAAAACTCTCCAGCATGGTCTCACAGAAGATCAGCACTGAACTGTTGCAAGCAATCTATCCAATTAAGGTTATCAAAGTTGCAGGTAGCAGCGTATATTTGAACATGGGCGGAGTTAACGTCAAAGCCGGACAGCGTTACAACGTGTACCATCTTGGAGAACGGCTTATCGACCCGTACACAAAGGAATCGCTTGGACGGACTGAAACAAAAATCGCAACAGTGCAGGTGCAGGACATAAAAACAAAATTCACTGTAGCGAAAGTTCTTAGCCAATCAGGCAACATTGCTACCGGTGATATCTGCAGACCTGCATCGCATAGTGGCAAAAACAAACACAGACAACCTGCGCCAAAAAAGAAGGCCTCCATCAAATACACAGATGACGGCGGCGTGAAGTTACCGTTTGATTAA
- a CDS encoding DUF438 domain-containing protein, whose translation MELSKKTKIGGLIKKYPFLLDYFVDKSPKFSKLKNPLMRKTIGSIATLEQAAGMGNIDIGELLLEITTQIYHHTTDNITIINSNQAPPDAPLAREERIELLKNIVLQLHNGAPIDEVRKEFLTLFHNVSPAEIGQMEQKLVAEGIPETEIKKLCELHVELFENSVAQSERPELPKGHPLHSFQEENKLADIKCRELLDVIKGANEPLEFFAAKPGLIESVEDLAKIIRHYERKENQLFPVMERHGLTAPPQVMWELHDDIRALLKTARKAFATDDTKGTIDAVQNLVVSICDMIYKEENILFPMVFETFSEDDWAQVYSGEKEIGYAWITPGTEWKTAEYPAATQATQTGKITLDKGKLEPLVINAILKSLPVDLTFVNADNKVAYFSQTQERIFPRSAGIIGRDVDNCHPPKSVHVVEKILKAFKSGAHDTAEFWLELNGVFIHIRYYAVRDTNGSYLGCLEVSQDVTGIRALTGEQRLLSWE comes from the coding sequence ATGGAACTTTCAAAGAAAACGAAAATCGGTGGGTTGATTAAAAAATATCCCTTTCTGTTGGACTACTTCGTGGACAAGTCCCCTAAATTTTCTAAACTAAAAAACCCTCTCATGCGTAAAACCATTGGTAGCATTGCCACACTGGAACAGGCGGCAGGCATGGGAAATATTGACATAGGCGAGCTACTACTAGAAATAACCACCCAAATTTACCATCACACAACTGACAACATAACCATCATAAACTCCAATCAAGCACCGCCAGATGCTCCCCTTGCCCGTGAAGAACGAATAGAACTGCTGAAAAATATTGTTCTACAGTTACATAACGGTGCACCTATAGACGAAGTGCGCAAAGAATTCTTAACCCTGTTTCATAATGTATCCCCTGCGGAAATTGGACAAATGGAGCAAAAGCTCGTCGCAGAGGGCATACCGGAAACAGAAATCAAAAAACTGTGTGAGCTGCATGTTGAGCTATTTGAAAACTCTGTTGCCCAAAGCGAACGCCCTGAACTCCCGAAAGGGCATCCATTGCACTCCTTTCAGGAAGAAAACAAGCTTGCAGACATAAAATGCAGGGAACTGCTCGATGTAATTAAGGGTGCAAACGAACCCTTGGAATTTTTCGCAGCAAAACCCGGTCTTATTGAAAGCGTAGAAGACCTTGCAAAAATCATCAGGCATTATGAGCGTAAGGAGAATCAACTTTTCCCGGTTATGGAACGCCACGGGCTCACGGCACCACCGCAAGTCATGTGGGAACTGCATGACGACATCCGTGCATTGCTCAAAACGGCACGCAAAGCATTTGCAACAGATGATACAAAGGGCACAATCGACGCAGTGCAAAACCTTGTCGTTAGCATCTGCGACATGATTTACAAAGAAGAAAACATTCTCTTTCCTATGGTGTTTGAAACGTTCTCCGAAGATGACTGGGCGCAAGTTTACTCCGGTGAAAAAGAGATAGGTTACGCATGGATCACCCCCGGTACTGAGTGGAAAACAGCAGAATATCCCGCCGCGACACAAGCAACACAGACTGGAAAAATTACACTGGACAAAGGCAAACTGGAACCTCTCGTTATCAACGCCATTCTCAAGTCTCTTCCAGTCGACCTCACATTCGTCAACGCAGACAATAAAGTTGCATACTTTTCACAGACACAAGAACGAATATTCCCGCGCAGTGCCGGAATCATCGGGCGAGACGTTGACAACTGCCACCCGCCGAAAAGTGTCCATGTTGTAGAAAAAATCCTTAAAGCGTTCAAATCCGGTGCCCACGACACCGCCGAGTTCTGGCTAGAACTCAACGGAGTCTTCATCCATATCCGCTACTATGCAGTGCGTGATACCAACGGCTCCTATCTGGGATGTCTGGAAGTTTCTCAGGATGTGACCGGCATTCGTGCCCTCACAGGCGAGCAACGCCTACTCAGTTGGGAATAG